The Salvelinus fontinalis isolate EN_2023a unplaced genomic scaffold, ASM2944872v1 scaffold_1597, whole genome shotgun sequence nucleotide sequence gctgagtctgaggtgttaaacAGTCCAGTGCTGCTCTGACCACAGTGTTGTTAGGAACCACATTTTCTAACACTACATACACAGCCTTGTGTCAACTCTTACTGTGACCTACTTTATTTACTGGAAATAAACTCAGCAGTGGTCAGACCACAGAATACACCAACATAAACAACACCTATAAATGAAACCATTAATAACATCTTCTGGTTTCCATTAAGTGTGTTAGAGGCCAAAAGAAGTTGATTGATATTTGATTGCTTCCtctgtttcattcagttggacacatcttcctccgtttcattcagttggacacatcttcctccgtttcattcagttgttcacatcttcctccatttcattcagttggacacatcttcctccatttcattcagttgtacacatcttcctccatttcattcagttgttcacatcttcctccatttcattcagttgttcatatcttcctccgtttcattcagttgttcACATCTTcccccgtttcattcagttggacacatcttcctccgtttcattcagttggacacatcttcctccgtttcattcagttggacacatcttcctccgtttcattcagttggacacatcttcctccgtttcattcagttggacacatcttcctccgtttcattcagttggacacatcttcctccatttcattcagttggacacatcttcctccgtttcattcagttggacacatcttcctccgtttcattcagttggacacatcttcctccgtttcattcagttggacacatcttcctccgtttcattcagttggacacatcttcctccgtttcattcagtatATTACATATCTGTAATTGAGTCAGAGTCGCTAAGCCTTGTGGGATATTAATGAATGTGAACTCAGCAACCGTAATCCCAGAACAGTCCCACTGTTGTAATAGTGGGATGTGTATCTTCTGACAGACTCTATGCTGAGTAAAGTCATGTTTTTATCCTAAAACGTTTTTCTACCAGAACCAAAGTGTGGATGCAGTCACTATTTAGAGCAGTCTAATCTCATTAACCCAGAACTATAATCTTGTGTgattaagttctgggtccatacGTGTTAGaaactacaggaggtgagtcacaTGTTATTTGTTACAGCAGTTTCCATGGAAACATACAGAGGGGTTTATGCAAATCAACCCTTTCTGTCTTGACACATGAAGGAGGAGTCTCTGAAAACCTATTTAAATCAGTCTGTCCTGACTCAGCTCAGCAGTCTCCAgtctaccaactggtctctgtaataactatttaaatcagtctgtcctgactcagatcaacagtctccagtctaccaactggtctctgtAACTTCATCTTTGTCTCTGTAGTGTAAAGTCTTCAGGTGATGATGGGGGTATTGAatcatctctctactctcctccttctctctctccttcctcctgctctctctcatgTAGTGGAGAAGTTCAGTGATGTTCCAGAGTGCACAGAGTTCTTCCTGGGGGGAACAACTCCAAATCTCCCAGGTATTTTGGATGGTGGGACAGTCCGGGACCAGAACCGCTACAAGCCGATCTGTCAGTTGTTCAACAACATCTACAGGTTTGCAACTCTCTACGACACGACCAACAGGATCCCTGTGTTCTCAGCCTAAACCTTCTCTGGTCCTCCTACAAACTGCAGACCAAAAAATCAACGCTGGATGATAGAGCCCCAGGTTGGATCATATTACATAACATGTGTATTTGTTTACTGCTGTATATCACAAACAGTTATGTTACAGAATATACAACTACcactatggagggtatagagacttGATTGTGGATTGTGAACCTCCCCCCTGAAAAGAGGGTTTATTGAACAGAAAACTTGTGAATTAATTCATGTATGACTGTTGTTTCCTGCAGCTCAACGGGGTGAACAACCCTGAAATGCAAAAGGACAGTAAAGAGATTGAATACCAACACCAGGCTGGGAACTACGACTATAAGAACTCGATACCAAATAAAGGGGTGAACAGAGGTCACCTCTTCCCATGTTCACATGCTCATGACTTGGAAACTCAGAAGTCCACCTTTACCCTGACCAACATCGTTCCCCAGGTGGTGTCCTTCAACGGGGGAAGCTGGAATGATATGGAGGAAAATGTCAGAGAAAAGCTGATGACGGACTGTTTTAGTAACAACAGGAAGATAAAGGCCTATGTGGTGACTGGAGCAGTTCCCAGTAAGAGCAACACACTGAACAACAGAGTGAACATCCCAGATATCCTGTGGACAGCCTACTGCTGTTACAACAACAACCTGAGACAGTGGATGGCTGAAGCACACTGGGGGGAGAACAAAAAGGAGGACAAGGGGAAAAAAATGCCCTCATATACCTTGGCAGAGCTGTATGACAAGTTGAACCCGAACCCAAACCCGAACCCAAACTTCTCAGGTGGTGGTGTCCAGGTGTTCCCAAAGCAGTGTCCAACT carries:
- the LOC129849638 gene encoding circumsporozoite protein-like gives rise to the protein MIEPQLNGVNNPEMQKDSKEIEYQHQAGNYDYKNSIPNKGVNRGHLFPCSHAHDLETQKSTFTLTNIVPQVVSFNGGSWNDMEENVREKLMTDCFSNNRKIKAYVVTGAVPSKSNTLNNRVNIPDILWTAYCCYNNNLRQWMAEAHWGENKKEDKGKKMPSYTLAELYDKLNPNPNPNPNFSGGGVQVFPKQCPTGVNPTPTPTPNPTITPTNTPTITPTPNPTITPTPTITPTPNPTITPTPNPTITPTPNPTITPTPTITITPTPNPTITPNPNPNPNPTTTQNATPPPNPCRKYLEISEE